CACTCGGTAATTTTAATTGAGTGATCGAACTTTCCACTTGTGCCGGCGTCAGATCCTGCGCCATTAAGAGACGATAGAATTGATTTTCCTTCTCGGCAGTGGCGCGAATTGTTCTCAAAGATTCCAACTGCACTTTCGAGGCACTGGAATCCATTAAAACCAGTACATCACCTTTGTTAACTCGATCGCCGTCTTTAACTGTAACTTCCTGTACTACCCCATTCACCGGTGATTGTACTTCTTGCACTTTGCCCTGGGGTTTAAGTTGTCCTTGGGCGCCCACCACCTGCTCGATTTTGGCGAATGCTGACCAAATTAAAGCGGCAGTGGTGACACTCATTAATGTCCAGATAATCGTCCGCGACCAAATGGGCGATTGTTTCAGGATCACCGATTGTTCCGGTGGGCTGAAAGTGGGTAAAGAAGGGGTAATACTTTTATTTTTCGTGGTAGTAGCCACGTTTTTACCCGCTTGGGTCAGTTCATCGCTTTTACCGTTGCCGTTGCCGTTGTGGCCGTTGTTAGAATTACCGTTCATGAAGATTCTCCTATATTTATTTTTTCAGTGTTGCCAAAGGCACGGCGTAGCCGTCCAGTGAACAGTAAACAGTAATCAGTGAACCGATAACCGTTTACTGATAACTGATAACTGATAACTGATAACTGACTGACTAGATTTGCGAATCCTGTTGTTTATAGAGGGTATAGTAAAGGCCTTTTTTGGCCATTAATTCCTCGTGGGTGCCTTCCTCCGCTACTGTCCCTTTATCCATCATGACAATAACATCGGCGGATTTAATCGAAGCTAAACGATGGGTGATAAAGAAGACCGTATGATCCTTGAAAGCTTCTTTGAGATTCAGACACACTTGCCGTTCGGTATTATAGTCGAGGGCGCTGGTGGCCTCATCAAGAATGAGAATTTGCGGTCTTTGCAGGACGGAACGAGCGATCGCAACCCGTTGTCGTTGTCCCCCGGATAGGGATGCCCCCCGTTCACCGACGCGGGTATTATAGCCATTGGGTAGGGTCATAATAAATTCGTGGGCTGCAGCTGCTCTCGCTGCCGAGACAATTTCCTCCACAGTCGCATCGGGGTTAGTCAGGGCGATATTTTCCTGTACCGTACCGTCAAATAATAGGGTTTCTTGGGGAACCATGCCGATTTGACGACGCAGGGAATAGAGTTCCACTTTGTTGATATCATAGCCATCGATGAGAATCCGTCCCGATTCTGGTTCGTAGAGACGGGCCAATAGTTTAGTGATGGTACTTTTCCCGGCGCCACTTTCTCCCACCAAAGCGACAAAGGTGCCGGCGGGGAATTCTAAATTGACGTTGTATAGTTGCAGGGCGCCGTGGGGATTGAAGCGGAAAGCGAGGTTTTCGTAGGTGACATGGCCTTTAATTAAGGGCATGGGTATATTTTGGCGATCAAGTTCCGCTTCTTGGGGAGTATCGACGATATCGGCTAATCTTTCCAGGGATAAGCCGGTTTCTTGGAAGTTTTGCCAGAGTTGGGTCAAACGCAGAATCGGCGAGGTAACGTAGGAAGCGATAATCCGGAAGGCGATTAATTGACCAAGGGTGAGTTTTTGGTCCAAAACTAAGGCCGCCCCCACCCACAGCACTAATAAACCCGATAATTGGTTAAAGAAGTGACTAAAGGAACCGGCCAAAGTGGAGGTCATTACCGTTTGAAAACCTTCGGCCACATAGCGCGCATAACGTTCTTGCCACTGCCAACGGGAACGCAATTCGATATTCTGTGCTTTCACCGTTTGAATTCCCGTCATTACCTCCACTAGATAGGATTGGGTTTCGGCATTTCGTTCGGCTTTTGCTCGCAGTTGTCGCCGCACGATCGGTGCGAAAATAGCTGTGGAGAGAACTAAAATCGGCACGACTCCCAGGGCCCAAACGGTTAGGATCGGGCTATAGATCAACATAACCACGATGTAGATAACCGAGAAAATGGCATCTAACACCACTGTTAGGGCTGTCCCCGTTAAAAATTGCCGAATATTCTCTAATTCGTTGATTCTTGTCGAAATTTCCCCCACTGGCCGCCGTTCAAAGTATTTCAGGGGTAAGCGCAGCAGGTGATCGATAATTTCTGAACCAAGGGTCATGTCGATGCGGTTAGTGGTATCGACAAACAGGGATGTTCTCAAAAAGGTTAAAATTCCCTCAAAAACGGCAATTACCAAGAGGAAAACCCCGAGGGTGTTCAGAGTTTCCGGGCTATTCTGCACGATCACTTTATCGATGATCACCTGAATCATCAAGGGATTGGCCAGGGCAAATAACTGCACGAAGAAAGAAGCAATAAAAACTTCTATTAAGACTCGTTTATGTTTCTTGACAGAAGGCCAAAACCATGATAGGCCAAAACGCTGTTGCTGGGTGTGTTTGGTGGGTTTAAGCAGAATTACTTCCCCTTTTTCGCCCCAAGATTCCAGAAATTCGCTGGTTTTGCGTTTAATTATCCCCCGTTCGGGAACGGCGATCGTGGTTTCCCGTTGATTAATTTCGTAGAGGATAACGATGCTATCTTGCCAGCGAATTAGGGCAGGAGGGTTGATATTGGGCAAGGAAGAAGCATTTAGGGGTACTAATTGGCTATCGAGTCCTACTACCTCGGCCACAGCCCCACACAGGGGCAGGGAAAGGCTGCCAGTTCTTTGCAGTTGATCCCCTAGAATGCGTTGGATCACGTCCTTGCGAAAGGGGATATTAAAATATTTGCAGAGCATCTGAAAACAGGCACTCACCGCTTCTAGTTCCGTTTTTCCCCTGAAAAAAGGATAGGATTTGCCGTTTTTCTTGACAGTTTTTTCAAGGTCGATATCGCTGGTGATGTCGCTTATTCTTCCTTGGGGGATATCTAATACCTGGGTGGGTTTATTTCCCTTGATGACTTGGGTTTCTAGGATATCATCCGTTTCTGTTGCTGCGGCCGCTTCGGTTTCCACTGTCAAGAATTCATCTAACTGGTCGGAGGAAAGACCTAATAATCTGGTGTTAGTCAGATTATTCTGGGTGATAACTGTGCCGATAGGATAATTATCGGTATTTTCGCTGACTAACCAGAGATAATCATCGTCAATCTGGTTGTAGGACACACAAGCTTTGTTTAAAAGAGCCTGAGCAATTTCTTTGAGGTCGCCCCCACCCCAGGCCTGTTGATTAAGATAGGAGCCTAGGACAGCATAAACTTCAGCGATCGAGCTTTGTTTAAAGAAATATTGCTTAAATTCAGGATAATTATTGATTAAAGACCAAAAATCCTCTTGTTTTAAGGTTAAACAGATAGTGACTTCCGAAGAAGCGATGACTGTTTCACAGGGGGTACCGCGCAGAAGACTGATCCACCCGAATAAATCTCCTGGCTGCAATTTAGCCAAAGTGACCGGCAGCGGATTGTTAACCCTAGCATCGTAACCCAAAAGTCTGGCCTCTCCCTCGTAGAGAAGGACGAGGTGAGAGGGTAAGAGATCGCACTTGAGCATCGCATTGCCCATCTCATAGCGAAAGGGTTGTAATTTCTGGCCAAGGGAACGTCTAACCTCGACGGGCAGGCGATCAAAGGGCTGTACAGTCTCCAGAAAAGCGGTAAAATCTAAAGTGGTGTAACTCATTAGCTAGGCGAAAATTGACTAAGTTGGCAAATAATTAGGCGAGAAGACTGGGTTTACCCAGTGTTGCAAGGGATGCTATATAAGTGATAGCTGCTCGCCATTGACTGGGGTTGATTCGGAGATAAATTTCACTGTTTGCATTTGAGCCGTTAACCATTGTTGGAATAAATCATTGCGTAAGCGTTGACGGGTGGGAGGATCCAGTTCACAGGATAAATATTTTTCTAGCCGGACAATCACGACCCATTCTCCCACTTGCGTCGGTGGCCACACTTGCCCCGGTTTACTTGCCTTGAGAATTTGCCCAATCTGGGGATGGGGGGCGCTCAGTTCCACCGGTCCAATTAGTCCTCCAGTTTCCGCTTCTGAGCCTTGGGAGTATTTTTTGGCTAGTTCAGCGAAGCTATTTTCTCGATCCTGTATCCGGAAAAATAGTTCCTGGGCAATGCCGAGATTTTTTGTCCGAATCAGCGAATAAACCACCTTATCCAACTGATTTTTGACTTGCAAGAAGTAGGATTCTACTTTGTTATCCCAAGTCTCCTGTTTAAATTTTTCCAATTTAATGTCCCGAAGAATTAGATATTCTAGTTGTTCGGAATCCATTCCGTTTTGTTGTAACCAAGATTTCATTTGTTCATCGTTGGCAATTTGATTATTTTGATAGAAACGGGAATAGGCGGCGTTTCTTTCTTCGGGATTGCAGCTGATATTGGCGATCGCTTTCTCGATAATTACTTCCCGGATTAACTGCGGTAACATACCATATTTTGCCAAAAGAGGCAATACCTGTGACTCGCTAACTTTTTGGTCGCCGATTTCAATAATTGAACTCATAATAAATACATTTTCCTCACAGAAAGGCTTAAAACTATAAACTCTAGAAGCTTCTAAATTTTATTGAGGTGATTATACGTCAAAAGAGGGATTTCAAGGTATTCCCCCCTATTCTAATTTGAGTTTTCCCCCGTGAAAGCCGAAAATTACAGAAATTAAAGGAATAAGTCGGTCCTCTTGGTGGGGGTGGTGAGGGGAATTGGCCCGGCCAGTAGGCCTGCCTAAAATCCTGCTCAGAAACCCCTAATCACGCCTCTAATTGACTAGAATAGACTTCTTGCAGAAGTGGGGGAAGGGGAAAAGCGGAAATTTTAACCCTTAACCCTTAACCCTATAATATGCACCCCTTTTGCCTACATTTGCGGAAAATTTTTTGATTTATGCAAGAGATATAATGATAGGATATAGGTCTAGCTGCCTTGGAGAGGTGGCAGAGTGGTCGATCGCGCTCGACTTGAAATCGAGTAACCAGCAATGGTTCGTGGGTTCAAATCCCACCCTCTCCGTACTCAACCAATCAAATTGAGACTCAGGTTGCCCGATTGTTCGTAGACAGGGGAAAATAAAATATACTAGGCTAAAAAGATAACATTGAGGCAGTAGCCCCCCCGGCATGGTTTTTTGGAAAAGATTGTTTAATAGCTCGGAAGTCACTGCATCACCTGACTATTCGGGAGACTTGGTAGAGGTTGGCCAGAATGACCTCGGACAGACGCGAGTGTTTTTTAGTACCGATCGAGAGCTAGATCTGTATGAGTTAGAAGAACTTTGTGACTCGGTAGGTTGGGCCCGTCGTCCTTTACGCAAAGTTAAAAAGGCGATCGAATGTAGTTTTTTAGTGGTATCGATGTGGGAAGTGCGAGGTAATCGCCGTCGTTTAGTGGGTTTTGCTCGTGCCACTTCCGATCACGCTTTTAATGCCACGGTCTGGGATGTGGTTGTTCATCCTCACTATCAAAGTAAAGGCTTTGGTAAAGCATTAATGAAATTTATGATCAGGAAGTTGCGGGGCGAGGATATCAGTAATATAACTCTTTTCGCCGATCCACAGGTGGTGGATTTCTATCGTCGTCTCGGTTTTGTTCTCGATCCCGAAGGTATCAAAGGTATGTTTTGGTATCCCGATTAAGAATGCCGCTCTTAGGCTATACTAAAAAAGGAATTCACTTCGGGATGTAGCGCAGCTTGGTAGCGCGCCTGCTTTGGGAGCAGGATGCCGCAGGTTCAAATCCTGTCATCCCGACTGGAGAAAAAATTATTAAAATCTTAACCTTGTCTCCTTTCCGGTTGACAAAAAAGGCTGCCTTCTTTTATTGCCAAACGGAGGTGAATTAGCCAGAAAATTAGGGACTTTGGGGAGAAAAGCAGGAGATTTTTGGGGAATAACAAGGATTTTTCTCTAGAAAAATTGCCCTTGCCTCCCCGTGTCTCCCACTGCTCTTTGTAATATCTCGACAGACGATTATTCTTCTTCTTCGTAATCCTCCTCGAAATCTTCTTCCTCCCCTTCCTCATCAGCTGCTGACCAGCTGTCGCTGATAGGTTGGCGACTAAAGCGACTGCTGCCGCGGGAGGAGAGGAAAGCCATCTCATCATCCTCTAAATCGACCACATCACCCTCAGCGTAGGCGCGAGCGGTTTGATCGTCAAGAATCATATCGCTATCGTCACTACTATCGCCGAAACCGGGACGGGGGGGGAAGCCGATCGCGCCGGGGGCAGCGTAATAGCTACGATTGTTGTAGTTATATTCCTCCTCTGGGGGGGTGTAATCGCTGATCCCCGCCGTGTTTTCGTGGGAATTGAAGCCAGTACCCGCCGGAATCAGACGACCGATAATCACGTTTTCCTTGAGACCGCGTAACCAGTCGGACTTGCCTTCGATCGCCGCTTCGGTGAGGACGCGGGTGGTTTCTTGGAAGGAGGCGGCACTGATAAAGCTATCGGTATTCAAGGAAGCTTTGGTGATCCCCAGTAGTACAGGCGTATATTTAGCCGCCGCCCCACCGGTGATCGACATGGCTTCGTTTACTGTTTCCACCTGTCGCAGTTCCAACAATTCCCCGGGTAACATACTGGTATCGCCGCCGTCATCGATCCGCACCTTAGAGGTCATCTGACGCACAATCACTTCAATATGTTTATCGGCAATATCGATCCCCTGGGACTGATAGACCGACTGTACCTGATCGACGAGGAACATCTGGGTTTTTTCCAAGGCTTTCAGGGCTGCCTCGTAACTGCCCAAGCTATCCACATAATAATTAAAGAACACCTCTAAAATCTCGTGCGGATTAGCCTGACCATCGGTTAACGCCTGACCCACATCAATACGCTGATTATCGCTCACCAGAGGGTTTTGACTGCCTAAAAGCGGATATTCACTGATCGTGCCGTCATCCTCGACCACCTTAATATCGACGATCTCAGAATCTTGGTACTCCACTTGACAAAATCCCGGTTTGCGTGCTAGGACACAAGCCTCTTTCGGCTTACGCGCTTCGAGCAGTTCTTCGATTCTGGGTAAACCTTGAATGATATCCCCAGTTTTCGAGCGCTCAAACACCAACAGGACCAAATTATCGCCCCTTTGGACTAGATCTCCCTCATCGATGTGCAGAATGGCCCCCGCCGATACTCGGTAGGGTCGGGCGCTACGCAGACGGATTTCGTAGCCGGTGGCGGTTTTGTCAACGGCCAGCACTTGACCGGAATTGGGGGCTAAAACTCCGGCACCGATCTCGGTTTCGGCGATCACCAGATCCCCAGCTTTGACGGTGGGAGCAACAGCCTTGCCCTGAGCTACGTCGAAGGGGAGCGGGAGAATAAACTCGTCACGGTCACTCACAATTAAAAGACGGCGCACCGCTTCGCTACCCTTGCGAATCCCGCGAATTTCTCCAACTTCCTTACACTGGATCTCGGTTCTGGCCACCACTGCTCCAGGTGGAATTTCATCGCCATCTTGGACGAGAACGCGAGTCTGAATATTCCCCCCTAAAGGATCACTATCACTATCCCGACGCAGCACCAGAGATTCCAGAATAACTAACTGTAAACGCTGACAATCGCTGTCCTCAATCGGTTCTAACTCGATATCAGCCGTCAGATGGGAGACTGATTCTGGTTCTTCGCTAGAAATTTCTAGGACTAATTGGGTGCTAATCAGTTGACAACCCTCAACGGATTTAACTCTTTCCCCGTCTTTAAAGAAGATGCGCTGCACCGATCGCAGTTCGATATGTCGTCCTCCTTCTTGGTTAGCGGAACCTTGGGTGGGAGAAGTGGATTGGTCCTGTACGGTGAACTCCTGTACCGGTCGCAGCAGTAACCCCAAACCCTCGTTAGTTTCTACCCATTCGGCTTGCCGTAACTCCTCGATCGTCACTTCGGGAGTCAACTGTGTTCCGGGGTAAATTAACTGTTCTTGGGCAATTCCGGAGGATTCTGGTTCGAGATCCATAAATAACAGCCCCGGTTTGACAATAATCTCCCGGAGGATGTCATTTTTCTGGATAACTTCCACCACACCGCTAGAGTTACAGAAGATGTCTTTAACCACTTCTTCCCCTGCCTCCACATACTGCCCATCTTCCACCTGTAAGAGGGAGATATCTTTATTGACTTCGTGGGTTTCTTCGGGAATCCAGAGGATCGTGCCGCCTTTAGTGATTTCATAACCCTGTTTGCGGCTGCCTTTGGAGACTTCGATATCGACGTATTTAATCATGCCGCCGGTGTGGGTTTGATAGCGATCATCGATTAACTCAGCGACAATGGCATGATTCTGTACTTTTGTCCCCGGAGTGGTTTTCAGCAGGAAGCGTTGACCATCGGCCGTATGAATAATAAATTGTTCCCGACCGGCACTACTTTCTACTTTTACTTCGGCCTGATCCAAAGACACGGAAGCGGTGACGATATCGATTTCCCGGCTATTGGGGGCTAAACGCACCAAACCGCCGTTAGTGGATACCAACTTAGTTTCCGCCAGAACATCCCCCACTTGTACTTGATCGCCGTTACTGACCACGGGTTCAGCCCCTGGGGGCAAGTTATACACTTCTCCGGAGAGAATCCATAGTAATCCCCCCCGTTGGGCGATGCGGGTGGTGTTGCCTTGGCGATCGGTTTTTTCTTCTGGGACTAATTGGGAGAATAGCACCTCGCCGGCTAAGTCACTGGTTACGTCTTTTGTGGCTTTTTCCGTGGATTTTTGGACTTTATCGGAGGTAATTTCCGCTAGTAACTGTTCCTCGCTTACTGTTGCCCCATCGGTGACGAATAGCAGCGACCCCGGAGTCAAAGAGTAGGTGACGGTTTCCTTAGTTTTATCCTTGGGCGTTAATTTAATTTCCCCCGGTGCCTCCACTTGATCCCGTTCATCCCCGTGGCGAGTGCGCACGTTACGGATACTTAACCCCGGCAGAAAACGCACAGTTCCCTCGAAGGGACTCCGCACTTGCCGGGCCACTTCTCCGGTAAATACGCCCCCGGTGTGGAAGGTACGCATGGTTAACTGAGTCCCCGGTTCTCCGATCGATTGGGCGGCAATAATTCCCACTGCTTCCCCCATATCCACCGGATGACCGTGGGCCAGACTCCAACCGTAACAGGTTTGACAAACCGAGCGGGCTGCTTCACAGGTTAAGGGGCTGCGGACTTTGATTTTATCGACCAGTTTGCCCAATTTTTCGGCGGTTTCGTCATCGATAATCTGGTTGCGGGTGGCGATCACTTCTCCATTGACCACCACATCTTCGGCCAGGGAACGACCTAATAGGCGATCGCTTAAGGGAATTAACACACGATCGCCATCGGTCATGGCGGTTAATTCGATGTAACGATTGGTGCCACAATCGGCCTCGCGGACGATGACATCTTGGGACACATCGACGAGACGACGGGTCAGATAACCGGAATCTGCCGTCCGTAAGGCTGTATCAACTAAACCTTTGCGGGCCCCGTAGGAGGAAATAACGTATTCGGTAACGGTCAATCCTTCCCGGAAGTTAGTCTTAATCGGGAGGTCGATAATTTCCCCCTGGGGATTAGCCATTAATCCCCGCATTCCCACTAACTGACGCACTTGGCTCATATTACCCCGCGCTCCGGAGAAAGCCATCATATAGACGGAGTTGAGGGGATCGGTGACTTGGAAGTTGCGAATTACTTCATCTTTAAGGGATTCAGATGTACTATTCCAAGTGTCAATTACTTTTTGGAAGCGTTCCACTTCAGTGATTTCCCCGCGCACATAACGCTGTTCGGTTTGCCGGATTTCCTGTTCGGCACTTTCGATCATTTGTCGTTTAGCTGGCGGTACGGTTAAATCATCCACACTAATGGAAACCCCTGCTTTGGTAGCGAAACGAAAACCGAGGTTTTTCAATTCATCGGCCATTTGTGAACAGCGCGCCGAACCGTAGTTTTGATAGGCCCAAGCGATCAGTTTTTTCAGTTTTCCTTTGTCAACAGTTTGGTTATAAAACATCTCGATCCGGGTAACAAGTAAACAGCTATTAGCTATCAGCATTCAGCATTCAGCTATCAGTTAGAAAAGGGAACAGGAAACAGGGAATAGGAAACGGGGAATAGGCAAATTTTTACTTTACTGTCCTTTTTTTGGCTTTTTCCTGGAAAATTCTCTCCTGTCTCCTGACTGGAAAGAGGGTGTAGGGTGTGGGGTGTGGGGTGTGGGGAAAGAAACCTCTTTCATCTGTGGGGGTGAAAATTTTTTCATCGGGACTGACTCCTGACTTCTCACTGATAACTGATAACTGATAACTGATAACTGAAATTACACTTCCGATTCTTCTTCCTCAAGGTCTTCCGTGGTTAAGGATTCGTAGGTGGGGCGAGAGGGGGCGCGACGGCCGACATCGACCATCAGATCCACCTCCACATCGCGGGAAGTACCATCGGGGGCATTTTCCACCTTGTGAACGGCGATATCGAGGCCGAGGGATTGCAATTCTCGCATCAAAACCTTAAAGGATTCTGGCGTACCCGGGCGGGGAATCGGCTTGCCTTTTACGATCGCATTTAAAGCCTCATTCCGTCCTTGCATATCGTCGGATTTCACCGTTAGCAATTCCTGCAAGGTATAGGCCGCCCCGTAGGCCTCCAGGGCCCAGACTTCCATTTCTCCGAAGCGCTGGCCTCCCTGTTGAGCTTTACCGCCCAAGGGTTGCTGAGTAACCAAGGAGTAGGGACCGGTAGAGCGGGCGTGAATTTTATCATCAACCAGGTGAACCAGTTTTAACATATAGGCCATACCGACGGTAACGGGACGGTCAAAGGGTTCGCCGGTGCGACCATCATAAACCGTGACTTTGCCGGCGTGTTCTTCCTTGAACACCCAATCGCGATTGGGTTTTTTCGAGGCATTTTCGAGCAATCCGTGAACGGTTAAACGGCTGGCTTCTTCCCCATACATTTCGTCAAAGGGAGTAATCTTAAAGCGTACGCCCAGATTTTCGCCGGCCCAACCCAGTAAACATTCAAACACCTGA
This portion of the Microcystis aeruginosa NIES-2549 genome encodes:
- a CDS encoding peptidase domain-containing ABC transporter; amino-acid sequence: MSYTTLDFTAFLETVQPFDRLPVEVRRSLGQKLQPFRYEMGNAMLKCDLLPSHLVLLYEGEARLLGYDARVNNPLPVTLAKLQPGDLFGWISLLRGTPCETVIASSEVTICLTLKQEDFWSLINNYPEFKQYFFKQSSIAEVYAVLGSYLNQQAWGGGDLKEIAQALLNKACVSYNQIDDDYLWLVSENTDNYPIGTVITQNNLTNTRLLGLSSDQLDEFLTVETEAAAATETDDILETQVIKGNKPTQVLDIPQGRISDITSDIDLEKTVKKNGKSYPFFRGKTELEAVSACFQMLCKYFNIPFRKDVIQRILGDQLQRTGSLSLPLCGAVAEVVGLDSQLVPLNASSLPNINPPALIRWQDSIVILYEINQRETTIAVPERGIIKRKTSEFLESWGEKGEVILLKPTKHTQQQRFGLSWFWPSVKKHKRVLIEVFIASFFVQLFALANPLMIQVIIDKVIVQNSPETLNTLGVFLLVIAVFEGILTFLRTSLFVDTTNRIDMTLGSEIIDHLLRLPLKYFERRPVGEISTRINELENIRQFLTGTALTVVLDAIFSVIYIVVMLIYSPILTVWALGVVPILVLSTAIFAPIVRRQLRAKAERNAETQSYLVEVMTGIQTVKAQNIELRSRWQWQERYARYVAEGFQTVMTSTLAGSFSHFFNQLSGLLVLWVGAALVLDQKLTLGQLIAFRIIASYVTSPILRLTQLWQNFQETGLSLERLADIVDTPQEAELDRQNIPMPLIKGHVTYENLAFRFNPHGALQLYNVNLEFPAGTFVALVGESGAGKSTITKLLARLYEPESGRILIDGYDINKVELYSLRRQIGMVPQETLLFDGTVQENIALTNPDATVEEIVSAARAAAAHEFIMTLPNGYNTRVGERGASLSGGQRQRVAIARSVLQRPQILILDEATSALDYNTERQVCLNLKEAFKDHTVFFITHRLASIKSADVIVMMDKGTVAEEGTHEELMAKKGLYYTLYKQQDSQI
- a CDS encoding peptidylprolyl isomerase; its protein translation is MSSIIEIGDQKVSESQVLPLLAKYGMLPQLIREVIIEKAIANISCNPEERNAAYSRFYQNNQIANDEQMKSWLQQNGMDSEQLEYLILRDIKLEKFKQETWDNKVESYFLQVKNQLDKVVYSLIRTKNLGIAQELFFRIQDRENSFAELAKKYSQGSEAETGGLIGPVELSAPHPQIGQILKASKPGQVWPPTQVGEWVVIVRLEKYLSCELDPPTRQRLRNDLFQQWLTAQMQTVKFISESTPVNGEQLSLI
- a CDS encoding GNAT family N-acetyltransferase, which gives rise to MVFWKRLFNSSEVTASPDYSGDLVEVGQNDLGQTRVFFSTDRELDLYELEELCDSVGWARRPLRKVKKAIECSFLVVSMWEVRGNRRRLVGFARATSDHAFNATVWDVVVHPHYQSKGFGKALMKFMIRKLRGEDISNITLFADPQVVDFYRRLGFVLDPEGIKGMFWYPD
- a CDS encoding DNA-directed RNA polymerase subunit beta', coding for MFYNQTVDKGKLKKLIAWAYQNYGSARCSQMADELKNLGFRFATKAGVSISVDDLTVPPAKRQMIESAEQEIRQTEQRYVRGEITEVERFQKVIDTWNSTSESLKDEVIRNFQVTDPLNSVYMMAFSGARGNMSQVRQLVGMRGLMANPQGEIIDLPIKTNFREGLTVTEYVISSYGARKGLVDTALRTADSGYLTRRLVDVSQDVIVREADCGTNRYIELTAMTDGDRVLIPLSDRLLGRSLAEDVVVNGEVIATRNQIIDDETAEKLGKLVDKIKVRSPLTCEAARSVCQTCYGWSLAHGHPVDMGEAVGIIAAQSIGEPGTQLTMRTFHTGGVFTGEVARQVRSPFEGTVRFLPGLSIRNVRTRHGDERDQVEAPGEIKLTPKDKTKETVTYSLTPGSLLFVTDGATVSEEQLLAEITSDKVQKSTEKATKDVTSDLAGEVLFSQLVPEEKTDRQGNTTRIAQRGGLLWILSGEVYNLPPGAEPVVSNGDQVQVGDVLAETKLVSTNGGLVRLAPNSREIDIVTASVSLDQAEVKVESSAGREQFIIHTADGQRFLLKTTPGTKVQNHAIVAELIDDRYQTHTGGMIKYVDIEVSKGSRKQGYEITKGGTILWIPEETHEVNKDISLLQVEDGQYVEAGEEVVKDIFCNSSGVVEVIQKNDILREIIVKPGLLFMDLEPESSGIAQEQLIYPGTQLTPEVTIEELRQAEWVETNEGLGLLLRPVQEFTVQDQSTSPTQGSANQEGGRHIELRSVQRIFFKDGERVKSVEGCQLISTQLVLEISSEEPESVSHLTADIELEPIEDSDCQRLQLVILESLVLRRDSDSDPLGGNIQTRVLVQDGDEIPPGAVVARTEIQCKEVGEIRGIRKGSEAVRRLLIVSDRDEFILPLPFDVAQGKAVAPTVKAGDLVIAETEIGAGVLAPNSGQVLAVDKTATGYEIRLRSARPYRVSAGAILHIDEGDLVQRGDNLVLLVFERSKTGDIIQGLPRIEELLEARKPKEACVLARKPGFCQVEYQDSEIVDIKVVEDDGTISEYPLLGSQNPLVSDNQRIDVGQALTDGQANPHEILEVFFNYYVDSLGSYEAALKALEKTQMFLVDQVQSVYQSQGIDIADKHIEVIVRQMTSKVRIDDGGDTSMLPGELLELRQVETVNEAMSITGGAAAKYTPVLLGITKASLNTDSFISAASFQETTRVLTEAAIEGKSDWLRGLKENVIIGRLIPAGTGFNSHENTAGISDYTPPEEEYNYNNRSYYAAPGAIGFPPRPGFGDSSDDSDMILDDQTARAYAEGDVVDLEDDEMAFLSSRGSSRFSRQPISDSWSAADEEGEEEDFEEDYEEEE